In the Glycine max cultivar Williams 82 chromosome 19, Glycine_max_v4.0, whole genome shotgun sequence genome, GAATTTCCTGTAGCATGTCAATCTGTATTCTTACTCGTGAGAGTTAAGGACGATCGAAGAGCTGTTGTTATATGTATTATTTTGCTAGCCTGTATTGGTATTCTGAGAAACACATGCATTAACATATATTGCAAGGTTCAagcatatttattattatgttgagAGGCTTTCCATAGTGTGGCATGTACATGAGGCCTTAAACATTAGAGTCAACAAACCATATTATCCTTTCTTGATGCAAGTCATAATCTTTGAGCCATATCTAGTGCCAGTGTAATAGGACCCAGGACTGAAGAATCTTGTGGGTTCATATTACAGCATGTGTTATGGAGAGTGCATCTGCAATGCtagctcatttttttaataacttgaaATTAGCTGCTTCatttataatatgatatgatCAAGATGGAGAGTGTATCAATATGAcaagaaattaattatcattcTTTCCTAAATCCTAATGACTTTAACTTTTAAAAGCATAGAATAAATACTGTGCACCCCTACTCAGGGCAATATTCTAAGCAAACTGCTTTAGACTCAGTTGTGACTGATGGGGGATATGACAGAATGGTACGAGCATGACTCTTCAAAATCATCATTACTATAACATAATTGGATTGGTAGTTCTCCATTGACTTATCTCTTTATGATTTTGTATATAACtgcaatattttatttctaacaaATTTAATCTCTTCGCTTCCTTTACCAAACTTAAAGGATCATGTTTATAATTATTAGGCAAGAAATTTTTCCAAGGATCTCGAGACCCTTTATTATTGACATTCAGGTTGAGTCAGATTGTCAGAGCTTTGGGTAACTTCGCATATTGTCCGTGTTTTTACATTTTAGGACTTAGGATGATTTGTCACCACCTTCTTCCCTACATATAATCCAATTAACATCATTTGTATTGGTGCTGCCAAATCGTATATTGCTAATGCATAGATGCTTCATCATTCATGAATGAATATCTTCGTAATGTTTCTACTGTTACCAACTTGTCATTGCTACAAGAACTGATACTCTCTTTTTCCAGTTTTCTCATTAGTAATAATTCACTTGGACCCATTGTTTCCTTATTTTccaataatttatgaaaaactaAGAAATAAGTTGGATCAATTCTCTCAGGCTGCTGTATACTCCTTATTGCAAGTTGCGAATGAAATTTCATCCCAAAGTGGTGATAGAGACAGGAATGTCAATGTATCTGTTCAAAGGAGGTGGCATGTTGCTTTGTGTTTTAGTTGAGCTCTTATCTGTTTCCTTAAGATTAATCTTATCTAAAACATGTCACAGTTGTTATCAGAAGGAAATAGAGATTCCATGCTTGAACTTGTTATTGACTGTCCAAAACACTTCTGCATTTTATAGGTTTATTAAATGCTACCTTATTATGtgaagaacattttttttttgttagcttCACGAAACCACTCTCCTAAAAGCTTCAGCCATTAGGTGAAGAcactttaataaaatattatattctctATCACACTCCTTCATGCAAGAGTCCTCTGGGTTTGACATACATGGACAATGCATAGGCCTGCCTACCTTGTTCTGAAATTCAACTTTTTATTAGAAGAGTAAGGGAGGCAAGGATCAAATTCTAGATCTCTTTGTCACAGACTTTGGTACCATGAGATGAACTAACTCTCCCAATAGCTTAAGTTGTTAAATGGAGGAACATGAGTGGCTTTATTGTATTGCATCTCTAAcagaattttttattacttgatgatcgtaatgttttatataattgaagTGTCTGCTATACAGTTTTTGTGCATCTGATCTGAATGTTAAAATTCTGAAGATTGAAGTATGTATCCTCTCCTCCCCCCCCAATAAATCTGCAAATTCTTGATTATTATGACTATGAGAACCATATAGTTTGAATTTATGGTCTAGTGTTAAGGTAGAAACTTGTGTTGTAGCTTAAGTAAGAAAATTATGTCATAAAATGATTGCATACTTGAAAAGTACTTTGACTGTCTGGTGATCTTTGATGTACTTTTGTTGTTATATTATTTCAATCCTTTATTTGTGtagttttgatattttattctaCTCCCAAGTTGATTTGGGCGTTAAACTTGTTAAATATTGATCTAGTTTACTTCGGCTATCTGCTCCTTTGGAAAGTTTAATTAGCGAAAAACTATCAACTAACCAGCTGGAAGCATATGAATGGTTTTGGTCCAAGCAAGTTCCAGATGTAGTGACATCCTTTGTTAATAAGTTTGGATAATGTTGATTTCCTACAGGTTACTGCAGTTGGGCATGCAGCCATGTTGGCTGCTATTAAGAGATATGTACCAGCTCTTGTATGTACAACTTTTATCTGCTTCTTTTGTATAGTCTCCTCAGATATTAATCTTCTTATTATCAGTTTGTAAGAATATAACATATCTTCTTTTTGGCAGATTCCATCAACTTATACACCGGAAGGTTGAATCTCTTGAGAAAATGAAGCAAATGACTATCGATGATGTGTAGTCGGATGAGGAAGTGGAAGTGGCGGGACAAAGGTGATCAAGAAGCAATGCAGTTATAGCAAAGTTATCATTCTTTGTACTCGTAGAAAAGAATGTAGTATCTAGCAAAATCATCATTACAAATAGTGTATGGCACTCATAAAAGCACCATTTGGTTACAACTTACAATCCTCGCAAGGAGCATTGGGTGGGGTGCCTGATTCCCCAAAGATGTGATGTTCATGGAATTTTCAGGTTCATGCTTCATTTGTTTGACAATCGTATGGTACTACATGGTTGATGAACACAAACACAATGACAAGTTTTGTAATTACTTCTCCGCTCGCGtctttgtttcccccttcatcTCACTGTCAGCTTGAAACCTACATGAACACAAACACAGTGTTGTTGGTTGTTGTTGTAGATTATCTCTGGAAAGTGCTAAGGAGgttagaaaataataagaataggATAAATAGGATGAAAAAAGTGCATATATTCATGTAAGAGGAAATTTTAAATAGTAAGTAAACTCTGATAGGAGTAAGAAGATTTGGATAGTTTGAATAaagtcttaaatttaaattttattgttgtgaTTGTACTTAACAAAACagtaagaataaataatatatacattaatAGTAAAtagtttttacattattaattaatgatcagtttgttatatttgttaatgtttataataattaatttaaaaaacgcGTAGTGCAATTAACAGTGTATtctgtgaaaagaaaaaaagattaatagTATCAGAATTTTATTCACCGCAAAAAAGGAAATTGGAGCTCCACTCCTTTGTGAGTTcggaaaattacaaatttagtttaaaatagtttaataattttaaattggtaAAACTATTATGTCAATTTGattgtttaaaatttgataaattcaaaattaatagaACTATGAAAGCAtcctttttgttgttgttgttgttgttatactcagtaatataaattaataaatttgaatatatatttaaaattttcactttgggataattttattttaaatttgaagttgATTTACTGGGTCTCCCGAGCAGTGAAGGAATAGGAACTCAATTAATTGAGTGGCGTCGTCTGGTTTTGCTCTGTCATAGTTACAATCTGGGTGCTAGTTGATAGTTGCATTTTGTAGGTTGGAAATGAAAGTGAGGGTTGTTTGCAGGAAAATTTACGACTATATACGCTATGATCTCAAAGAAATCGCTTTCCCCTCTTCTTTGCCAGACCCTCCTCACATCAAAAAGCGTCGCAAATTGACCTGGGACCAGCGTATCTGGGTATGCCCCTTCTCACTGTTTACTTTTACCTTCACTTTAGGTCTGGGCATTTGttacttttctttcaatttgatTCTGACTATCACAAAAAACTTATTGTGATTCACATGCTTTTATAGTTTATTATCGATGTTGTTTGTGGATTACTACGTTGCAGTTTGGAGATACTGAATTGTACTTAATTGAAGGGATGACACTTGGCTATTGGTATTTTTGATTGTGCTGAGAAACATTCAATTTTCAGGTTTTGAAGAGAGCTGCCCGGCTTTATGCTGCAAGCTGGGTTCGTGACATTGGTCCTGACCTTCGGCCTGATGATTATAAGAAGGATGGTGACATGACTGATGAAACAAATGGTGAAAAGAAAACAACTATAGGAAAAGAACCCTCAACACTGGAGGACCTTGGTACCATCTTGTTCTCTAGTTTGATATCATTATGCTGTTTTGGAATTaatggctgttgttttgtcaaAGTTACGATTGTTATGATCAAAGTACAATGGTGCTTGTTGCCGTGTTTTTATCCAAGAGTACTTATGATATACCTGTACTCTTCGGTGTGCTCATGTGGTTGTGTGAATTGCTTAATCAAACTATAGTGAATTAATGACTTGCACCTAGAGAAAGCAATTAAGGATGCTGCCGAACATCAAATCAAAAGTGCTTTGGATAGGAAAACGAAACTTATGATGAACATGAACAATTAGTCAACGATTTTTTCACCAACTAGAGTGCCGCTGCTGCCCCTTGCTTATTCAGCATTGAGTAGAATTCTCTgttcttgcttttttttttgcaactcCAAACTCTTTAGTGATTTATAACCTTCCtctactttccttttatttttagtttcccTCCCATTATTTTTCTGGTTACGATTTGCTACTACTGCTTTGAGTAAATGAGTTTGTGAAGGTGATTTTGACTTTTGACCAAGCATATGACCGTATCTATTTTTTTACTGGGAAATTTACAGCTGTAGCTGCAAGAGGGGG is a window encoding:
- the LOC100802393 gene encoding uncharacterized protein, encoding MKVRVVCRKIYDYIRYDLKEIAFPSSLPDPPHIKKRRKLTWDQRIWVLKRAARLYAASWVRDIGPDLRPDDYKKDGDMTDETNGEKKTTIGKEPSTLEDLAVAARGGMETLRPALQRVYMTRASAYRDALKSFIEGYQEGVQQVMEKKEDSKPQEDADLPKKST